The nucleotide sequence AGCCAATTCGAGCTAACATATGTTTTCCATCTGTAGATACCGAAATTTGTGAAGCTCCCTTGGTAAACTCTGCAGCTTTACCTTTTTCAATACTATATTTATGTAATGTTACTCCAGGCGAATTAGGAATACGTTCAGAAATAAATACGGTGCCTTTTGCACCTTTATATGTGGATCCATAATTACGAACCGGCATTGGTAATGCATCAGTACGGCGCTCTATACCTTCAAAATCTATAGTAACACCATTATCTTCTTTTTTAGAATCTTTTTCAGATTTTGCTTTATCACCACTCTTTTTATCTTCTTTTTTTACACTTTCTTCATCACTTTTAGGTTTAAAAGTAGAAGGGTCATCTTTTCTAAGATTCACCACATAAGCTGCATAATTTGGATTAGCTGTTATGGCGCTGGTATTTGCCCAACCAGAACCAAGTGCTAAATTGGTACTTGCTAAAAAATATAGGTGATGCCCATCTGTATCCCAAGATGGAGAAAACGAATCTGCAAAAGCATTTGTAATCGCTTTTACCGTATTATCTTTTAAAGACCAAACATGAACTTGTCTGAAGTTGTTAGATCCAGATTTAGCATAAGCTAACCATTGCGAATCTTTAGACCAAGTTAAGCCTAATCGTCCTCTTTCTAAATTATTCCCGCCAACATCAACTGTTTTTATGGATTTAACTTCAAGATCAACAATTCGTATTCGAACATCATCATCTACAAAAGCAATATATTTAGCATCAGGAGACCAGGTGGGCTCCCAACCTAATTTAGATTCGCCAATAGAAATACTTCTAGGTTTAGATAACCCATCTTGATTAGCAATCATTAAGGAGTAACCTTTACCTCCAGCATCCGAAAACCAAGCTACTTCATCACCTTTAGGCGACCATATTGGTGCACGATCTGCAGTATTAGAATTTTGGGTAATATTTCTCGCATTTCCATTTTCTACAGGGATCGTAAAAATTTCTCCACGGGCTTCTACAATAGCACGTTTAGCATTAGGCGATAAAGAAGCAGAGCGACTTCGCCTGCTTACATCTTCCCATTTTGTTTCAGCCCAAGGAAAGTCACCAGTAACATTAATTTGTAATTGTGTGGTGTTTCCTGTAGATGGATTTAAGGTATGTAAATAACCATCTCTTTCAAAAGCTATTAAATTTCCGTTTCCAGAAATGGCTTTAATATCAGAACCTTTATGTGTAGTAACTTGTGTTAAATCTTTTGTTTTTGGATTAAAAGACCAAAGGTTACTTGTAAAATCTCTATCGGATAAGAAATAAATTAGATCTCCCATCCATAGTGGGTGAACATCAGTCGTTTTTTCATTTGGTAATAAAACCTCTTCATTGGTTTTTAGATCTAATACAATCAGTGGTGTATTTTGCCCTCCGCGATATTCCTGCCATTCAGTATCCCATCTGCTTACTCTATCGATAGCTATTTGTTTTCCATTAGGAGAAAAAGAACCACGAGCTCCCCATTGTTGGTTTAACATTGTCGACGGACCACCATCTTTAGAAACTGTCCATAAACGATTAAAACCACTAGGAGCAGAGTTGCGAGATGTAGCATACAAAATATGTTTCCCGTCTGGTGTCCAACCACGAGCTAAAGCAGCACTAGGATGCCAAGTTAAACGTGTTACATCTCCACCATTTACAGAAACCGTATATACAGCATTACTACCAGAACGGTTAGAAGTAAAAGCGATGTGTTGCCCATCGGGTGAAAAATGTGGATCAGACTCTACTGCAGCTGTACTTGTTAACCTGATAGCATTAGTACTGTTTAATGGAGTCACCCATAGATCGCCACCATAAGTAAACGCAATATGTGTATTGCTTATAGTTGGTTGCCTTAATAATCGTGTACCTTGTGCTATCGATACTGTCGTGAAAAATGTGATGCTTATAGATATAAAAAATCTAAATGTAGCTATTGAAAAGAGTTTCATAAGGATTGATTTTAGTCTGAATTTGACGAATTTAAAGATTTTTGGTTACAATCTATGGTGCTTTAAGATTTTGTTGCGAGTTTTGGTTAACTTTAAAACTGTAAAAATGAAATAATAATGAAGTATTATTTAAGTGTATTGGTCTTAGCGCTTTTCTTTTCTTGTGATAAGAATAGAAAAATAGAATTTGTAGAATTTACAACAAGTTCTGATTCTACTATGTATTACTATAATTTAGGATGGAAACAGATTATGGATTATGGAGACTATTCTGAAGCAGAAGTGTCTTATAGAAAAGCGCTCTCTTTTGATAACAATTTTTTAGTAGGCCAGAGTATTTTAGCTCGAATAACTCCTGACTTAGATGAACGTTTAGCGATATATGATCGATTAGAAGAAGAAAAGCAAAAAATAGATGGGGATGAGCGTTTAATATTAGATGTATATATAGCTTTAACAAAATATACAAATATGAGAGACCAGAACTCTCCAGATACAAAAAATGCTTTAGAAGAAGCTTTTAAACTTGGAGAGGCAAACTTGCAGCAGATCGTACATAAATATCCTAGTGAAGTGTATTTAAAATCTGAATATATAGAAGTGTTACACGCTATATATGGAGCAGAACCAACGTTAGATTCTATCGCTAATTTAGCTACTGGAAATCATGCAAAAAATCCTTTTATCTTAGGTTATAAAGCAATTTTAATTGCTGAAACAGGAGCATATGATGAAGCTTTAATTTATGCTAAAGAATTAAGTGATATCCTTAAGGATAAACCTGTAGCAAAACCAGATGCAATTTTAGCAGATATTTACTTTAAAAAAGAAGATTATAAGACAGCAAAAATTCATGCAGATAAAGCAAATAGCATTGATCCTAGAAATTTAGATGCAAGCCGATTAAAAGCTAGAATAGATGCTGAGTTAGAGAATTGATGATTTTCTACTTTGCTTTTGTACATTCAATTTTCCAGGTAGGGAACACTATTTTTTCAGTTTTATCAACCCATTCCCCTACCCATTTATACCCTGTTTTAGAGATGTCATAAAACGTTAAACGATAATAACCCTCCATTCCGTTTGGCGCTTTTTGCTCTCGATATAACACAATATTTTTTTCGTCTTTTTTATTTCCCTCCCATACAGGTAAAACTGTAGTTGATCCAGCAGAAGAATAATAATGCACATACCAGCGACTACTGTCTGCTATAAACTGCCGTATGCTTCCAGAATGTCTGCCATCTATTTTTAATGTTTCGTCTTGTACAGCCATACCATTCATGATATATTTAAAACGCCAAGTCATATCTATTGGTTCTGACCAAGTCTGATCTGCATTTCTGTTAGTAGATTTACAATTACACAAGCCAATTAAGGGTTGAAAATCTTTTATTTGCTGAGGTGCTTTTGGGTTAGCTTTTCCAAAAGGAAATTCTTTAGAAGGTTCATAATTGTATTGTGCAAAGCTTATAAATGTAGAAAGCATTAAAAGATAACCGATTCGTTTTTTCATTGATTTTAATTTTTGTGTTTTTCAAATCAATAAAAAATAAAGATAGACAACTCAAATATTGCAGAGAACAGAACTTATTTTGCAGTAAATAGGTTTAGTATTAAGCTAAATGATTTTTTACGAGCTTTAAATTAGGTTTAGATACTGGTATTTTAGAATCATCGGTTAAGATAATATTAGGATTGCCAGATAAACTAATTTCTTTAATCATCAACATGTTAACGATAGCTTTTCGATGTACTCTTAAAAAATTACTTCCTAGCTTTTCGTTCAGTGCTTTTAATGAGCTTCGCATAGTATATGAAGCTTCATTTTGGGTGTGTACTCTAACACAATAATCATCGGCTTCAATCCATAAAATATCTTGAACAGGAATAATTTTGCGTTTATTTCCAATTTTAATATTTAAGATTGTAGCACTGTCATCAATTTTAGTACTTAATTTTTTATATGCTAAATTATGTGTGATTTTTAATTCTGAAAGCTCGTGAACCTGTATTTGTAATTGTTCGTTAGAGAAATATAAATAAGAAATTACAGCAATAGCAATATAACCTAGAGTGTAAACTGGAATTTTTTGAAAAGCATAAAAAGGAAGAAATTCCTTTACTAAAGAGGACATTGAAAAAGGACTTTCGCTAATTAATAGTTGACTAAAAGCATTTATTAAAATACTTAATAAAACTAAGCTTAAGATGACAACTCCGTATGTTATAAATATTTTAAATGTAAATTTTCTGGAAACTTGATTTTTAAAATATTGTATTAAAATAAGAGATAACACCATCCATATCGTCCAACTCAAAGCTTGAGGTTTTAAAATACTTAAAAAAGTTGCAGCATCATTAATGTTATATTTTTTTACATAATAAAGCTGTTGACATGTTTCGAATACAATAGCGATTATTAAAATCGAAATAACGATTAAAATACTCTTCTTTTTATTCGAGATATTGGCTGTAAATCGAAACATTTATATATTATTTCCTACCTGTATTTACTGATATGTGATTTTTAGTAGAATCACTAATTAAAACACTAAGCTCTTTAAATTCTTCTTTAGTTAATTCACGATATTCACCTAAAGGCATATCTAATTTTATGTTCATAATACGAATACGTTGCAGTGCTATAACTTCATAATTTAAGTATTCGCACATACGACGTATCTGTCGGTTTAACCCTTGCGTTAAAATGATTTTAAACTGATACGTACTTACTCGTTTTACTTTGCATTTTTTAGTTATGGTATCCAAAATTGGAATACCATTAGACATACGTTCTATAAACGTTTGAGAGATAGGTTTATCTACAGTAACCAGATATTCTTTTTCGTGATTATTGCTCGCACGCAATATTTTATTGACGATATCTCCATCGTCTGTTAGCAATATTAAACCTTCGCTAGGCTTATCTAACCTGCCTATAGGAAAAACACGTTTTGGGTAATTAATAAAATCGATAATATTATCTTTTTCTACACGAGTATCTGTGGTACAAACAATACCAACAGGTTTATTAAGTGCTAAATACACAAACTCTGTTTTAGAATTTGTGATTTGAGCTCCATCTACATGAACTATATCACTAGGTTTTACTTTAGTGCCCATTTCGGGAACTTTACCATTAATTGTAACACGACCTTCATCAATAAGTTTATCAGCTGCACGACGTGAGCAATATCCAACTTCACTTAAATATTTATTAAGGCGAGTGAGTTTTTCTTCCATAAAACAAAAATACAATAAACTTTAGCGATTTATAAACTCCATAACTGTATTAACTACATCTAAATGCTTTAAAGAATGCCCAAAACCTGTAGTAGAAACAAATTCAGAATCATCATAATTTTTGTGAATGCGTAGGGCATCAGAATATGGAATGATTTTATCTTGAGTATCATGAATTAAAAGCCCTTTTTGAGAAATATTTTTTACAAAATTTGCCACCGAAAAATAACTGGGATATTCTCCAAAGCGATTATAAATAATAGTATCTAATTGCTCTTCAATAGCTTTATTGTAACCCATCATAATGACATAGCGTTTAAACACATCTTTAAAATCTGAAGGAGAGCCTAAAAGCACAAGTTTTTCTACAGCATTAAATTGAAATTTATGCATAAAAAAAGTAGTTGCCATAGCACCAACTGAGTGTCCTATAATTATTTTTGGTTGGAATTTAGTAGCAACAACGTTAATGAATTCGGCATACAAAATAGCATTAAATGTTTGGCTTCCAGAATCTCCGTGAGCGGGTGCATCTAAAGCGATAACCCTATAGCCTTCTTTTAATAGTGCTTTAATTTTCTTTTTCCAACGCGCAGCATTGCTTTCCCAGCCGTGTACAAGTAAAACAGTGTCTTTATGACCTTCCCATTTATAGGTAGCTATTTTAAATTTCTCGTAGGATAAAGTTTTCCTTTCAGCAGTATTTAAAAAACCTAAATGCTTTTCGGTGAGCTTCCCTTTTCTTGGTGTTGCAAATAATTGTAATGCTTTTTCAGCAGCATTATTGATCGAAATGTAACTGTAAAAATTTAAACTAATTCCAATTACTTTTGGAATATATTTTTTCATTTTTCAGGCCATTGCATAAAAAATGCATTGATTTTTGCTTCACCAGGAACCTGTAAAACATCTATCTTAGAATTGGTGTTAAACCACATTTCTGAGGGTAACTCATCTTTAGAGATTATGAAAAAAGAATTGATTTCGTTAACAGAAACAATAAGGCTTCTAAATGTTTTTTCTATACTAGATACGTTGTAGTTATCATTAATATCTTTAAAAGTACTCATTGAGTTTATCCCTTTACTTGTTAAGTATCTGGAATCTAAAACTCGTATTTTTTTTATAGTAGCCGTAGAGTCTAACGCTTGAGTAGGTGTGAGTGTTAATAGATGATTACCACCTTTTTCGTAAACTTGAATGTCATTTATATTACCAGTAAATTCATCTCCACTTGTATATTTAACAATAGAATCATTGCTGAAAATAGTTTTTAAATCTTTTACTTGAGTAGAATCATTTAAAAGCCCAATATTTTGTTTTGAAATTGAAAACGGATTAATTTCTTTAGTGCAAGAAACCAATATAAAAAGGCAAAGTATTAAGGCTAAAAGTGTTTGTTTCATTTAAACGAATGTTATTTGTTGTTTTATTTAATTACTTTTTTAAGGATACCAAAAACTGCTCTTATAAAAGTTGCGCTTGTTAATACTTTAACAATCGGATTTTGTCTTTGGTAACCTCTATTAGAAGAGCGTCGTTTTGTTTTTGATTGACGTTCTTTCTCTTCTTCTCTTTGGAGGCGTTTATCTTCTTCTACCTTAAGCGCTTCAGCTTTTTTTATTTTTTCATTGAGCATTTCATAAGCACTTTCACGATCTATCTCCTCATTATATTTCATTACTAATTTAGAATCGTCGTATAGTGCATTCAATTCAGCTTGTGTTAATACATCCATTCTACTCATTGGAGCACGTAACATTGTGGCAGCAAGAGGGGTAGGTCTTCCTTTTTCATTTAAAGCAGAAACTAAAGCTTCTCCAATTCCTAAAGAAGTAAGTACATCTGCAGTATCATAATACTCTGTATCTGGATAGTTCTGAGCTGTTAATTTTATAGCTTTTCTATCTTTGGCAGTAAATGCACGAAGAGCGTGTTGTATTTTTAACCCTAACTGACTTAATACAGCTTCTGGAACATCAGTAGGATTTTGAGTAACAAAATATAATCCAATACCTTTACTGCGAATAAGTTTTACAATACTTTCAATCTGACTTAATAATGCTTTTGAAGCTTCATTAAAAATGAGATGAGCTTCGTCAATAAACATAATTAATCGCGGTGTATCACTATCACCTTGTTCAGGGAATGTTTCGTAAATTTCGGCCAGTAAGCTCAACATAAATGTCGAAAACAATTTAGGACGATCTTGTATATCTGTAAGTCTTATAATATTAATATAACCTCTACCATCTCTGGTTGTTCTTACTAAGTCTTCAACATCAAACGATTTTTCACCAAAAAATAGATCAGCTCCTTGTTGTTCAAGCTCTACTACTTTTCTTAAAATGGCACCAGTTGATGCTGTAGAAATACGACCATAGGCGTCTTCAAATTCTTGTTTACCTTCTTTAGTAGCATATTGTAATATTTTTTTAAAATCTTTTAAGTCTAAAAGAGGTAATTTATTATCGTCACAATATTTAAATATTACAGCTAAAACACCAGATTGAGCTTGAGATAGATCTAAAATACGAGATAACAATACAGGGCCAAATTCACTAACAGTTGCTCTTAAACGAACGCCATTTTGTTCTGATAAAGACATCACTTCAACAGGGAAATTTTTGGCTTCAAAAGGCAAACCAATTTTTTCGTGACGTTCGTCAATTTTTGGATGCCCGGGACTAGGTTGAGCAATACCACTTAAATCACCTTTTATATCCATAAGCAATACAGGAATACCTTTGTCGCTTAAATTTTCAGATAATACTTGTAATGTTTTGGTCTTACCAGTACCAGTTGCGCCAGCAATTAAACCATGACGATTCATTGTTTTTAAAGGGATCTTTACAAATGCATTTGTAACAGTTTCACCATCTAACATTGCAGAACCCAGAGTAATATAATCGCCTTTAAAAGTATAGCCTTTATTTAGGTCTTCTAAAAAAGTATCTTTAGTGGTCATACTGAAAGTTTTGATAAAAATAGTGTAATTTTGAACAACTTTAAAATCATAAGAGATGAAGAAAACAGAAATTTTATTAGCATTATTATTACTAGTATGTTTTGTATCATGTAAAGAAAGTGAATCTTCAAATAAATATTCTGAAAATGAAGAGAAATCACATTCAGAAATCACATTCCATAAATCACATGAACCCACTAGACAGAACACACCATTTAGTGATGCAGTAGAAACAGAAGATTTTTTATTTCTAGCTGGACAGATTGGTAGAGATCATTCTAAAGGTGTATTGGTTGAAGGAGGTGTAACAGCACAAACAAAACAAGTAATTGAAAATATAAAAGCTGTTTTAGAACATCACAATTTGTCTTTAGATAATGTGGTAAAATGTACAGTGATACTAGCAGATATTAATGATTTTTCTGCATTTAATGATGTTTATAAAACATACTTTACAAAACGGCCAGCTCGAACTACTTTTGCTGCTGCTGGTTTAGCAGCGAATGCTAAAATTGAAATTGAAGTAATTGCAGCAAAATAAGATATTTACCTTTAACTTTATAGTTATCTTTGCGCCCTTATGAAGAAAGAGATTCAAGAACGAGTTAATAGAGGGGAAATGCTGCCTTTAATGGAAGAGTTTTATACTATACAAGGTGAAGGCTTTCATAAAGGTACAGCTGCATATTTTGTTAGAATTGGTGGTTGTGATGTTGGTTGTCATTGGTGTGATGTTAAAGAAAGTTGGAATGCAGATTTGCATCCACCAACAGAAACTTCTAGTATTGTTGAAAATGCAGTAAAATATAGCGACACTATAGTTGTGACGGGAGGAGAACCTTTAACTTGGGATATGAATGTATTGACATCTCAATTAAAATCTGAAGGATTGCAAGTGCATATCGAAACTTCTGGAGCTTATAAATTAACAGGTACTTGGGATTGGATCTGCTTATCACCAAAAAAAATAAAACTACCTACTGCTGAAGTTTATAAAAAAGCTGATGAGTTAAAAGTGATTGTTTATAATAACGACGATTTTAAATTTGCAGAAGAACAAGCTGCTCAGGTAAATAAAGATTGTATTTTGTATTTGCAACCAGAATGGAGTAAGAGTGACAAGATGATTCCGTTAATTGTAGATTATGTAATGAAAAACCCTAAATGGAAAGTATCATTACAAACCCATAAATATTTAAATATACCATAAAAAAAAGCCTTGAAAAAATTCAAGGCTTTTTTTATTATATGAAGAAATATATTATTTAGTGAACGGAACTGCTACACGAACAGTACCCCATCCTAGATGCATATGTGCTCCGTTATCTACTGGCTGAAATGCAATTGAGAAGTTCTCTAAAGATTGATCACCTTTAGTTACGGGAACTGTAAGTCTTGCTACTTCGTTAGACTCTTTATAACCACTAGTTGCCCAATGATCTAAATCAGAACTTATAATAATGGTCCATTCTTTTTCACCAGGAATAGTAAATAAAGAATAAGCACCAGCTTTAATTGATTTTCCTCCAAATTTCACGTCTTGTAAAAACTGAATTTGCGTTGCGTCATTAGCACCAGTTCTCCATAATTTACCGTAAGGAGCTAGCTGTGTACCAATAGTTCTTCCTTTTAAATAAGGTCTGCTATAAAATACTTTAATTATTTTATTTGCTCCTCTGCTTGGAAAAGAAGCTAAGTCTAATGGACTTTTGTCTAAACCTGGAAACTGTTGAGCATTTACATTTGTAGATAATAACATTACAAATGCAAAAGCCATAATTGTAATTAGAGATGATTTTTTCATGATTATTGTTTTGAGTTTTTAATAACAAGTAAAATTAAATAATTATTCTTTTAAATTTTTGCTGGAAATCAGAAAGTCTTGTTAAACTTTAAGGTTTGTAGACTAAAATGCTACTAATAAAAAAAAGCCTTAGCAACTTTAGTTACTAAGGCTTTTTATTTTACTATCTAAATTAGATTTATTTAGTAAAAGGGACCGCTACACGAACAGTACCCCATCCCATATTAAGGTGTACACCGTTATCTGCCTCTGTAAATACCATTGCAAATTCTTCTAAAGAATCACTAGCTGCAGTTACAGGAACATTAAGTCTTGCAACGTCATTAGCTTCTTTATAAAAATAAGCACCCCATGCGTTTAATTCAGAGTTGATAATAATAGTCCATTCTTTTTCACCAGGAATAGTTGCAAAACTATAAGTTCCTGCTTTAATTGTTTTTCCTCCTAATTTCATATCTACATAAAATGTAATTTCAGCAGATTCGTTAGCACCAGTTCTCCAAACTTTACCATTTGGAGCAAGTTTTGCTATATCTCTACCTTTAAGCTGCGGACGACTGTAAGCTATTTTTACAAGTTTGTTAGCGACTCTGTAATCATTAGGAAAAGACGCTACATCCATAGGACTTGGGTCCATTTTTGGGAAATCTTGAGCATTTACATTACTAGATAATAGTATTGCGAATGCAAATGCGATAGTTGAAATGAATGATAATTTTTTCATGTTTAGTTTTTTTAAAATTGTTTTAACTTATGAGGTCGTAATTCTTACTTTAAGTTTACAAATAAAACGTTTTACTTATAAACAATACATATTTAATTACGTTTAATGCTTATTTTTTTATTTAAAGTTATAAAATGAAACTATTTATCAATTTTATGTTGATAAAATGAAACTTTAAATAGATGTTTGTGTTATAAAATATTAATACGATTGTTATGTGTGGAATAGTATGTGCATTTGATTTAAAACAAAAATCAGATAAATTAAGACCTCAGATATTGGAAATGTCTAAGCAAATTCGTCATCGTGGACCAGATTGGAGTGGTATTTATAGTACAGATAAAGCCATTTTAGCCCACGAGCGTTTAGCTATTGTAGATCCAACCTCAGGTAAACAACCTTTGTTTAGTGAAGATAAGAAAATAGTATTGGCTGCTAATGGAGAAATATATAACCATAGAGCGTTACGTAAACAATTTGAAGGCAAATATAACTTTAAAACAGAATCAGATTGTGAAGTGATTTTAGCACTATATCAAAAAAAAGGAAGTGCTTTTTTAGATGAAATGAATGGTATTTTTGGGTTTGCTATTTATGATGTAGAAAAAGATGAATATTTTATTGCTCGTGATCATATGGGAATTATTCCATTATATATTGGTTGGGATCAGCACGGTACATTTTATGTAGCTTCAGAATTAAAAGCTCTAGAAGGTGTTTGCTCTAAAATAGAATTGTTTCCACCTGGACATTATATGTCTAGTAAAGATGGAGAGTTTGTGAGATGGTATCAACGTGATTGGGAAAACTTTGACGATGTTAAAGATAATGAAACAAGTATAGAAGTATTAAAAGAAGCTTTAGAAGCTTCTGTACATCGACAATTAATGAGTGACGTACCATATGGAGTGTTATTATCAGGAGGATTAGATTCTTCAATAACATCTGCTATAGCTAAAAAATATTCGCAAAAGAGAATTGAATCAGATGATAAAACCGATGCATGGTGGCCACAATTACATTCATTTTCAGTAGGATTAGAAGGGTCTCCAGATTTAGAAGCAGCTCAAAAAGTTGCAGATCATATAGGTACAGTACATCACGAAATAAAATTTACGGTACAAGAAGGTCTAGATGCTGTAAAAGATGTAATTTATCAATTAGAAACTTATGATATTACGACTATAAGAGCTAGCACACCAATGTATTTAATGGCTAGAGTGATTAAATCGATGGGTATTAAAATGGTATTATCGGGCGAAGGTGCAGATGAATTATTTGGAGGGTATTTATATTTTCATAAGGCACCAAATGCCAAAGAGTTTCATGAAGAGACAGTTCGTAAATTAAGTAAACTGCACATGTATGATTGTTTGCGTGCTAATAAAAGCTTAGCAGCTTGGGGTATTGAAGGTCGTGTACCATTTTTAGACAAAGAATTTATGGATGTGGCAATGCGTATTAACCCTAAAGATAAGATGATAAATGGAGAGCGTATGGAGAAATGGGTGCTTCGTAAAGCGTTTGAAGATATGCTGCCAGAAAGTGTTGCTTGGAGACAAAAAGAACAATTTAGTGATGGTGTAGGGTATAGTTGGATAGATACACTTAAAGAAGTAGTTAGTGTTGAAATATCTGATGAACAAATGGATAATGCACATTTTAGGTTCCCATTACAAACACCGCAAAATAAAGAAGAATATTATTATCGTACTATTTTTGAGTCGCATTTTCCAAGTGATGCTGCGGCTTTAAGTGTTCCTCAAGAACCATCTGTGGCTTGCAGTACTAAAATAGCTTTAGAATGGGATGCGGCTTTTAAAAACATGAACGATCCAAGTGGTAGAGCTGTAGCAAAAGTGCATGAAGATGCATATTAAGGTTTTAGAAATACGTTACTTATTTTTTATAAAGTATCTTTAAACCTAATAAATAAGTATGTATTTAAGGTATGTTAAATAAAGTAGCAGTACAATGGATTGTTAAAGATGTAGTGAATTCAGTCGAATTTTATACTAGTAAATTAAGGTTTAAATTAGACTGGCTTGGAGAAGAACCATTTTTTGCTATTGTAAGCAGAGATAATTTTAGTGTTATGTTACGCCAATTAAAAAGAGAGAGCTTACCTAAACCCAATAGAATTCCTTTTATCAAATCCGGATGGCATTCAAATAAAGAAGAAGCATGGGATGTATATATTTGGGTAGATAATGCAGATGTTTTGTATACTGAATTTAAAGAGAAAAAAGTATCCGTTATAAAAGAAATTCAGGATACTGAATATAATAATCGTGATTTTGAAATTGAAGACTTAGATGGTTACATTTTATGCTTTGGACATCATTTATAAGGTTTTTTGTTATAAATAATGAATGTAAAATTCTCTTTTAGCAGGACGATTGTATTTTTTATAGATTTCAAGCCATTAAAAAAAGACTAAAATCCAATTTAAGCTATTTTTTAAGCTGTTTAAGGAACTTTTAAGTAATTAACAAATGTTGATAATTATCAAGTAAACTCCATAAAAAGCTATGAAAAAAACTTAGCAATTCGTATATTTGTTTGTATTCAAAA is from Flavobacteriaceae bacterium and encodes:
- a CDS encoding protease yields the protein MKLFSIATFRFFISISITFFTTVSIAQGTRLLRQPTISNTHIAFTYGGDLWVTPLNSTNAIRLTSTAAVESDPHFSPDGQHIAFTSNRSGSNAVYTVSVNGGDVTRLTWHPSAALARGWTPDGKHILYATSRNSAPSGFNRLWTVSKDGGPSTMLNQQWGARGSFSPNGKQIAIDRVSRWDTEWQEYRGGQNTPLIVLDLKTNEEVLLPNEKTTDVHPLWMGDLIYFLSDRDFTSNLWSFNPKTKDLTQVTTHKGSDIKAISGNGNLIAFERDGYLHTLNPSTGNTTQLQINVTGDFPWAETKWEDVSRRSRSASLSPNAKRAIVEARGEIFTIPVENGNARNITQNSNTADRAPIWSPKGDEVAWFSDAGGKGYSLMIANQDGLSKPRSISIGESKLGWEPTWSPDAKYIAFVDDDVRIRIVDLEVKSIKTVDVGGNNLERGRLGLTWSKDSQWLAYAKSGSNNFRQVHVWSLKDNTVKAITNAFADSFSPSWDTDGHHLYFLASTNLALGSGWANTSAITANPNYAAYVVNLRKDDPSTFKPKSDEESVKKEDKKSGDKAKSEKDSKKEDNGVTIDFEGIERRTDALPMPVRNYGSTYKGAKGTVFISERIPNSPGVTLHKYSIEKGKAAEFTKGASQISVSTDGKHMLARIGSNWKVIKTSGANAKSGKTLKVDLKMKLNRAEEWSQMFEEAWRYERDYFYDPNLHGRDWNKVYKRYAPLIPFVKHRSDLNYILDQMNGELSVGHSFVRGGDFPRVDRSTIGLLGADLVADKNRWKITRIYTTESWNPGLSSPLDRPELKIEEGYYLVGINGKELTANDDPYQFLDGTAGQQTILHINKVANFKDSWKEIVEPIRSENALRQRAWVEDNRRLVDKLSNGKLAYIWVPNTGGPGFVSFNRYYFAQQDKQGAVIDERFNGGGLLDDYMVDLMTRSLRAGLTNEVPNGQTKPMRLPAGILGPKVLLINELAGSGGDFFPWVFRQQNAGPLIGATTWGGLVKSSTHYALIDGGSLTAPDNAVFDPINNKWVAENEGVAPDIAVRQDAKALNTGRDPQLERAVKEALRLLQLQGEIKVRPPAYSTPAVKKN
- a CDS encoding LytTR family transcriptional regulator codes for the protein MFRFTANISNKKKSILIVISILIIAIVFETCQQLYYVKKYNINDAATFLSILKPQALSWTIWMVLSLILIQYFKNQVSRKFTFKIFITYGVVILSLVLLSILINAFSQLLISESPFSMSSLVKEFLPFYAFQKIPVYTLGYIAIAVISYLYFSNEQLQIQVHELSELKITHNLAYKKLSTKIDDSATILNIKIGNKRKIIPVQDILWIEADDYCVRVHTQNEASYTMRSSLKALNEKLGSNFLRVHRKAIVNMLMIKEISLSGNPNIILTDDSKIPVSKPNLKLVKNHLA
- the rluF gene encoding 23S rRNA pseudouridine(2604) synthase RluF, whose product is MEEKLTRLNKYLSEVGYCSRRAADKLIDEGRVTINGKVPEMGTKVKPSDIVHVDGAQITNSKTEFVYLALNKPVGIVCTTDTRVEKDNIIDFINYPKRVFPIGRLDKPSEGLILLTDDGDIVNKILRASNNHEKEYLVTVDKPISQTFIERMSNGIPILDTITKKCKVKRVSTYQFKIILTQGLNRQIRRMCEYLNYEVIALQRIRIMNIKLDMPLGEYRELTKEEFKELSVLISDSTKNHISVNTGRK
- a CDS encoding alpha/beta hydrolase, producing MKKYIPKVIGISLNFYSYISINNAAEKALQLFATPRKGKLTEKHLGFLNTAERKTLSYEKFKIATYKWEGHKDTVLLVHGWESNAARWKKKIKALLKEGYRVIALDAPAHGDSGSQTFNAILYAEFINVVATKFQPKIIIGHSVGAMATTFFMHKFQFNAVEKLVLLGSPSDFKDVFKRYVIMMGYNKAIEEQLDTIIYNRFGEYPSYFSVANFVKNISQKGLLIHDTQDKIIPYSDALRIHKNYDDSEFVSTTGFGHSLKHLDVVNTVMEFINR
- a CDS encoding DUF853 family protein; the protein is MTTKDTFLEDLNKGYTFKGDYITLGSAMLDGETVTNAFVKIPLKTMNRHGLIAGATGTGKTKTLQVLSENLSDKGIPVLLMDIKGDLSGIAQPSPGHPKIDERHEKIGLPFEAKNFPVEVMSLSEQNGVRLRATVSEFGPVLLSRILDLSQAQSGVLAVIFKYCDDNKLPLLDLKDFKKILQYATKEGKQEFEDAYGRISTASTGAILRKVVELEQQGADLFFGEKSFDVEDLVRTTRDGRGYINIIRLTDIQDRPKLFSTFMLSLLAEIYETFPEQGDSDTPRLIMFIDEAHLIFNEASKALLSQIESIVKLIRSKGIGLYFVTQNPTDVPEAVLSQLGLKIQHALRAFTAKDRKAIKLTAQNYPDTEYYDTADVLTSLGIGEALVSALNEKGRPTPLAATMLRAPMSRMDVLTQAELNALYDDSKLVMKYNEEIDRESAYEMLNEKIKKAEALKVEEDKRLQREEEKERQSKTKRRSSNRGYQRQNPIVKVLTSATFIRAVFGILKKVIK
- a CDS encoding RidA family protein, with product MKKTEILLALLLLVCFVSCKESESSNKYSENEEKSHSEITFHKSHEPTRQNTPFSDAVETEDFLFLAGQIGRDHSKGVLVEGGVTAQTKQVIENIKAVLEHHNLSLDNVVKCTVILADINDFSAFNDVYKTYFTKRPARTTFAAAGLAANAKIEIEVIAAK